The Oenanthe melanoleuca isolate GR-GAL-2019-014 chromosome 1, OMel1.0, whole genome shotgun sequence genome segment tttgtaatcAAGATACAGAaggacacaaaaaaaacaaagtatgACTGCCTTTCTGCTTAATGGTTTGTCTCTACTGTGGTAATACAAGAAAggattgcagaaaaaaaagcataaagtTATATTTTAAACCTTTTAGCAAAAAAGGTACCATCTAGACATTCTGTTAAAATGTTCATCTTCCTCAGATCAACAACTCTGGTGAGTGGAGTCAtagtgatgatttttttcctgtacagaGACAGAATCAGATAGATGTCAATTGAATTTCTAAGGCCTCTTTCATATGGGAACTATGACATTTCATTCCAACTGGAAAAATCTTTAATAATCACTTTTCACCCCCCCCATACAGCTGCAGCATTCTAAGAAGTAACTAAGTCTGATGGGGATATCAAGGATATTTCCAATTTGTCTCCGAGAAAAGGCAGACAAATCTAGGTAATGACTGCATTTACTAAAAGAAAGGATTTCCATTGAAACTGTAACACTGGATGCATCTTTTGTTGCGTCTATTTCTAGGTAATGCACATCTCGGCATGATAGTGCTCCATTTCATTCTAGCAAATCAATATACAAGAGTTTCCGTTTTCTTTTCCGTGTGAAATCAACTACTTTTTGTGcggcttttttgtttgtttggttggttggttggttgattttggtttgctttgtttttcagattgGGAACGGTGTTTTGGGAAATATTTAGGTATGGATGAATCGCTGGAAGTGAGGGCAAGTTAGAAAAGCTGCACACTCTCCGCGGGGCCGAGCACTGGCTCGCACACCGGATGGTCGCGAAGTCCCGCTCCGAAAACAcaccagcatccctggagcGGCACCGTGCCCAAACCGGCAGGTGCCGCCTGCGGAGCCGGGACACCGCGGCAGGGAACGCCAACGGGGCTGCGGGCTCTACCTAAAAGGCCAGCTCAAACTTCGCCCGTCCTTTCCTCAGCATCCCGTCAATATCCCCCCGAGGCGCCCACCGCGCGGCACGCcggaggatgaggaggatgaggaggatgaggaggaggcgCGGAGCtctcccgccccgccggccccgtCCCTCAGCgagcgcccgccgcccccgcctTACCGCGCGTAGCCGAGGTAGGgcgggcagagctggggcaggccCTCCTTGAGCACGGCGGCCGGGAAGCCCAGCGGCTGGTGCCCGTTCAGCCCCAGGGCCGGGTAGAGCCCCGGCGGCGCGGCCGAGGTGGAGGGCAGGCTGTCGGGCGGCGCCGCCGGCCCGTAGGCGCCGGCCAGCAGGGTGGGCTCCGCCTTGTAGAGGACGCACTCCAGCGAGGGCTCCTGCCCGGCCCGCGGAGCCTGCGGGTACTCGTGGCAGCCCGCCGCGGGGGTGGCCCTGCCGCCCGGGTAGCGGGCGGCGAGGCCCAGACCCTCCTCCTTGATCTTCATGACGGGCTGGATGTCGCCGTAGGCGAAGGGCCCGTCCTTGGCGTCGGGCGGCGGGAAGCCGTAGGCCGGCAGGTCGGGCGCGGGGGGCGAGCAGCGCGGCGCCGCGCCGCCCTCGTACTCCGCCCCGTCCAGCAGCTGCCGCGTGCGCGAGGCCAGGAAGGCCGAGTTGAGCGGCAGCAGCGGCACgtgcaggaattcctgccccGGGTCCCCCGCCCGGGGCCCGCCGGGCAGCGCCCCGCCACCGGCGGCATCGCCCTTGGGCGCCGCGGCGGGACCCTCCGCGCcgggccccggccccgccggccgcggCTTAGCGGCGGGGACCAGCGCGTCGGCGGGCGGCCAGAGCGCGGCGGAACGCGGCGGGGGCTGCGAGGGGCCCGGCGGCCCCGGGGCGGCTTCGGCCGCCTTCTGCGAGGGGCCGCTGCTCATCGCGCCGTCGGGCGCCTCCTCCGCCTCGAAGAAGCACCAGGGCGCCGCGGGCACGGTGGAGCTGGCATGAGCCGCGGGAGCCAGGAAGGTGTCCAGGATGGGGTCCAGGGAGTCCTTGACCGAGAGGGAGCCGCTCCCTGGCTGGAAGGAGAGGGAGTCCCGGCCGTCCTCCTGCctcagatgctgctgctgcggcggctcttcctcctcctcctcctcctcctcctcctcctcttcctcctcctcctcctcctcttcgCCCTCCTCCTCGTCGCTGCTCTTGGGGTAAAGCAGCCTGTCCAGGGAGATGTCGATGGACTCTGCTTCCTCGCGGAAGGGATCTCGGCCGGGCTGACCCTGCAGCAGGACCGCCCCGTCTGTGGCAGGCGGAGGCGCTCTGGGCTCCTTGGCTTTCACCTCGGTCATGCTGGCCCGGGGCAGCGATGGACGCCGGCGAGTCTCCGGCAGCCGGGCAGCGACGGGGTGCGAGCAGCGGACGGCTCTTTACATGCTGGACGTGCCCGCTCGGCGGTCCTGCTCACATGGTGCTGCTCTCGGGGGCAcggccctgccccggcccccgccgccgctTCGGGGGTGGCTCGGAGCCGGGGGCGGTGCAGCCTGGAGGGGAAAACGATGGGAGTGTGTGCGGAGGCGTGCAGCAAGGCAGGGTACCTGCCAGGCACCGGCGGACAGGCTGTCGTCCCCCGACTGCTTCCCACCGCTCCACGCCCCTCGCccgtccctccctccccgccctCCTCGCCTCCAGCCCGTCCCTTACCGAGGGTCTGCGCGGGTTCCCACCTCCCGGTCCCACCGCTCCGCGCTGCCTCTGGGAACCGCTGCTCCTCCAGCGGCACTTCCATCCATCGGCTCCTCCTCCGCTCCGCCTGTCCCCCTCCCATCGCTCGCCGTGCCCGCATCCCTTTCCCATCGCATCCGGCCCCCTGTGCCTTAGGTCAGCGCTTTTTGGCTTGTCCTGATCATCTCTCTTCTCTCATCCCTTTCCCCCACCTCTTGTGCCGGTGCTCCGTCCTCTCGCTTCACCATCTCAAGAAGTGCATctctgcactgagcagagccccTGGTTAGGTCGCTGCTTTGGAGAGCAGAAAGACAAGTTTTACTTCCTTAACTCcctttctgtttttcactgtCCCCTTCAGACGTTCAATGTAGTTTTTCGTGATTAAGCTGTGTTACAAAACCCCTCCTGATACAAAATCAATTTTCCAGTAGCAAGGAAACCAAGGCATTGTAAAGCCCTTTACCTGACATTGTGGGACGTCAAAGCATCCTTTACGCCAAGAAGCACAACGTTTTTTCCGTAAAAGATTTGGAAAGTGGGGCATTCTTTGCTTctaaattttaattactttgtCAGGGAAATGAGAGGACATTTGAAAATAACTGGCATATAGCAGGTTGCAATTCAGCCCAGGTTACTTCTGAACAAGAAGCTGTCACCAGTAAATTGCTGGCATTTTGTGCAAAATGCTGGCTTGTTGGTAGAACCCATTCAGCTCAATAAGACAGCTACtaacatgaggaaaaaaaaacccaaaaagccaGTGCAACCTTTAGTATACCTTTCATCATATAGAAATCTCAGGAAAGAAACTTGAGTTGAAAGATACAGAGAATAAGTTGGCCTTAAGTAGAATCAATGTATTTTTTGATAAATAAAGCATGCTGTTAAATGCTTGGTTATGCCCTGTAGGTGTAACatgcttttctgaaagaaaacatctttctttcaaaaaaaccTTTGATCACCATGAAATAGCTGCTTTTTGTTTACTTTCCAAACATCTCCAGACTGAAAAGGACAActtctcagaaaaagaaacataactgttggaaattatttcagttttatgaaatcatatctgcttttttattcctttaagaataaatagaagaaaataattatttttttgtattcaaAATAATTGTGGCAATATCAtaataaatagcattttaaaactCAGGTGTTATTGTGGGCACCTCTATACACATTTAGGAGGTTCAACAGAATGATGTGCTTTCAAGTACACTTGTTGACTGTAGGAATATTTCTTGAACAGCAGTGTTTCACTCTGTTGATATTGTATGGGAAAGAACTGTTTGGCCAGCAAGTATCAGGAGTTGAAGATGTTTTCACAAAACCTAGTGGAACCAATGTTCAAAGAATTATTTAAGAAGCACTATCCAGTTCCGCAATGACATGacactaaaataatttgaagtgCTTCAATGACTAAtgagtttctgtttttcatgctgcagcattttcccctttcccaaaCCTGCCTTTTCTCAGAGGAGAGAGAAGTTCATCTCTGGTACTGTTCATGTCCATGCTCATTTTGGTTTTCCCCTGATGCTGCATGTTTAGTCAGCTGGTTGTCATGCCTTTGGATTGccactgctttgctttctcattTCCACTTCCACATAGGCACACAGCATTCGTGGCCAgcatatttacaaaaatatgcTCCAAAGGCATGCTTCCTTACAGTGACTTTCCCCTTTCTACTGGTTCTGGACTAGGAGAGGTAAACCTACACCCACATATTTaccagaaatataaatatttactacttacattatttttctaaatgttaGTAGTTAAATATTGTCCAAGTTTTTGCTGTGCTTCCTAATTTCGTTTTCATGACCCAACAAATGTACTCAAATCTTTAATGGTAACAGTGATCGTGCTAAGCTATCATTGCTTAAGGAAGATATTTGGGGTTCTTTATCTTTAAGAAATTTATTGGACCTAAGTGAGTGGACTTTAATTTCTATGATTTCAGTGAACTTTCACTGGAAACTTttgctattttctttaaattattcttgCCATAACTCTTGtgtctcatccctggaagtgttcaaggtcaatagtggggctttgagcaacgTGATCTAGTGAACGGTGTTCCTGCCCCTGAGAGGAGATTTGAAATTAGGtggtctttaaggtctcttccaacccaagaTGTTCTGTggttcattttttccttttgctctcaGATTTTCTTGCATCATTTGAAAGCTTTCCCTGATATTGCTATGGTACCACAAGTTTTTCAAGAACACTTCAAAGTATGCCCTATCAATTTTTTTGCACCCTACTGTTGTcttcttaattttcatttattcactTTGTTCTTATGTCaatcaacatttaaaaaaaaaaaaaaaagtttttgtaTAGTGTACCTACAGCCAGTTTTCATTTGCAAGCCATTAAAATCGAAACTGATGTTTTCAATTCAGACctaaaaatgactttttttttaatattcggtaatattttaatgaatataAAGTTTTCAAAGAGCAAACAGTATGAAAGTACTTATGAACAGATCTATTTTGAACCCGAAAGTAAAACATTGGAGAGTTTGATTGATActcttgcatttttaaaaattctgtcagAATCTGAAAATATATCTGAGAGCTCAAATAAGTTGTGTCTGTTTTCTTGCTCTGTTCAAGAGCTGTCAATGAGCAAAAGctgcactgaaaaataattctcatCTGTCTTGCTTTTCAGCACAATTCTTTTATAAAATGTCATCAAGAATAGCAATAGAATTTTACTGAGAACTCCCACTGTAATGATATAGATTTGTACTTAATTTGTTAAGTAGTTCCTGAGCACTTGTTTGACCATTCAGCCATTCAACTGTACACTTTTAAGCAGTAAAAATTTTTGGTAGaccctttgaaatatttctaatgGTTTTGCCTTAAATAAAAAGACAATGTTGTGTGAGAAACGAGACAAGTACACAGCCTCCTAAAACAGTACAAATATCAAAATCACAGGCGTTTTCTATGATGACTGTAAGAAGTCTTGAAGTATGGGCTGAAGGTCAAAAAGATCTGAGTTCCTTTTCTCACACTAAAGTGTTCCATTTGTACATCAAGCTTGCTCCATATAAACAGTGAGTGAGCTGGTGTTTAAATCTGGAAAAGGACAGATTGATTACATTGAATTAGTGTCTTAGTCCATAAAGGCCTTTCTTACAATATTGTTCTGCACAGCCTGTTGGAGAACAGAACTTAGAAGTTAAAAATACtggtttccttttcttcacTTAATCAGTGGCTCACAATTTTGTGCTATCATTGTTTAAGATATAGTACAACCAAAATTGTGATTCACTTATAaacagagaggaggagagacTGCTTCAAACAGCTTATGAGCTCATGATCAAAACTAAAAAGCAGCTTGCATAAGGAGAGGCATTTGCTTCTATTACAGAACagaagttttttatttaaaaaaaaatagacttcTGTAACTACATGAAAAGCCCCACATTTCAGCATGTAGTGTAGACAATAAGAACATAGTACTGTCATGCAAATAACAGCACATTCTTGTTATGTTACAATTTTTGGAGACGTCTTTCCATGGTTGCGTCCCTATTCTGTAAAAATTTAGGCCTTCAATTTTAGGCTGAATTTCACTTACATTAGGGTGCCAGCAGAAGTGAAATATGCACTTCTCAGAGATCATGTTTTTCGAGTAGCAGCTAAGTCATGGAAGCACTCAGCATCAGGAATATGATTTGATGGTAACTGTTCACATCTGAACCTGGTGATTAGGCTTCTATAGTCAGGTAAGAGTCATAGATGTCTGTAGGGACCATTTCTCTGGAGCTCTTCAGGCACTTTGTGTCTTAATAAAGACATAAAGCACTCCTTTGATCTGAAGCACTCAAAGAGCCATGATTTTTTGGCAGTGCAGTGTCAATGCCTAAATGAAGAGGTATGAATAGAGCCCTAAATCCTTAAAATGGAGTATCAATATGTTCTACAGCATTGTTTAAAATCATAATTTCAGAAACAACACTGTAAGCACACTTTCATTTCTGCCACATTGTAATTAATCTCTGTGGTCTGTTATCAGGTGTTTTGTTAGCTTAAGCTAAACCATCAGATTTACTAAAAGCTCTCAAAACTATTGTTTACTAAATTCAAGAGTGTGCTGAAACATATTGCAAGTGCAAAAGAGATTGACAAACAGCGAGGTATGTGGCAAAGAAGGCAAGCAATTGAGATGTAAAAGATGAGGGAAAGGAAGCTAATCACAGTGCACGTTACATAATTTTTTGCTCTCAGGTGCTAAAGTTCCCACAGAGATAATAGCAATATGGGAGGTGCAGTGAACTGTGAGACACCTTTGTCTATAAATTCTCTAAAGGGAAGAAACAGATGAGTATTGAGTTACAGTCATGTAAGTGGTAATTGTTTCTGCTACAGGAgtcatgtattttatttctttttctttgtctgtttaTGTTTTGGCTAAAGCTCACTGAAATGCAGACTATAATATACTTGTAGCTGAGCAAATAAGTAAGAGCATGaggaggggaaataaaaaaagagaaaataagctTTTTGCTTTTATGCCCCATGGAGAATGTCATTGCTTGCTGGATCACATCCTCAAAAACTTTCTCAAATATTTTGTCAATGAATGCATCACCTTGAGGTATCAAAGACCACATGCTGCTTCCTCAAGGCCTAGCTGGGGGACTTACTCAAACCCATCACCTTTCTCAAAGTGGTTTTGTTCCAGTCAgcctcaggaaaaagaaataaaggttGATTTATATTAAATAGGGTATTTAATTATCTGTATATATTAAtacattatttatataaatatctTAAGTGGCTGCATAAAGATGATTgaaccctgtgctgctgggtggaAAGAACTGACATACTACTCCCAGTAGTAGAATATTTGTGATGTTGCAGCAAGTCTTGTTTGCTGGCTGGAGAGTAGGAAGCTGCAACCAGTGATATGAAACAGCTGTTAGCAtctctgaaattcagaaagaagTAGTCAGTAGATCTTCAGAAGTATCAAAACTAGTATCTTGATTGAATTGTGTGTGCTAAGTAATCACAGAAAAGAAGGTAACAACTGGATAGGGCCTTAGGAAATACACAAGTAAGTTTAGTGATCCAAATTTATATGGAAATGCTTTTTAACACAGAGATAAAAGAGGGTTGAACATAACTATTGCACTTTCTTAAGAGTTCAAAAGTAGAATGAAATATTGGAGATCTTGAACTTGAGTCACACTGTAAGTGGAAGtaggaataattttcttttactttgttGCAGCCTTTGCTGCCAACTTTAATTTCATAAGAGGCATCCTTCCTATGTAAATTCAAGGTATCTTAGCAAGAATTACTTTCCATAGATTTAGTTTATTCACaagcttttcttcctgtttctaTTTACAGTCTAATTGACCACCAGAAACTTGACTGTCCCATGAAATTTCAAAGCTGACTCTTCAGCCTTGAAATATTCACAGCCTGCTCTGAATTATCAGTTTTTCGTAATGACTTGTTAACACAAGGTATGGCAACATGGTATTTTTCCATAATTTGCAGAGAACAAAGGCAAATacagggtcctgcacctggtCCTGGTACCAGCACAGGGGTGGGTACTGGGgtgacctgctggaaagcagctctgcagagaaggacctgggggtcctggtggacaacaagctgtccctgagccagcagtgtgccctggtggccaagaaggccagaGGGATCCTGGGGTGCACTGGGAAGAGCCAGCAGGTCAggggaggtgatcctgcccctctgccagccctggggaggcacatctggagtgctgtgcccaggtctGGCTCCTCaggacatggagctcctggagcaggtctaGTGGAGAGTGAAAAAGATAGAGCATCTCCCCTACAAGGACAGGCTGAGGATgctgggtctgttcagcctcaagaagaGACACTTGAGAAGGGACCTCACCAATGTACACAAATACCTGAAGGGAGGGTACCAAGAGGAGGGATCAGGCTCTTTTCAGTAGTGCCAAGCAAT includes the following:
- the PGR gene encoding progesterone receptor, encoding MTEVKAKEPRAPPPATDGAVLLQGQPGRDPFREEAESIDISLDRLLYPKSSDEEEGEEEEEEEEEEEEEEEEEEEEPPQQQHLRQEDGRDSLSFQPGSGSLSVKDSLDPILDTFLAPAAHASSTVPAAPWCFFEAEEAPDGAMSSGPSQKAAEAAPGPPGPSQPPPRSAALWPPADALVPAAKPRPAGPGPGAEGPAAAPKGDAAGGGALPGGPRAGDPGQEFLHVPLLPLNSAFLASRTRQLLDGAEYEGGAAPRCSPPAPDLPAYGFPPPDAKDGPFAYGDIQPVMKIKEEGLGLAARYPGGRATPAAGCHEYPQAPRAGQEPSLECVLYKAEPTLLAGAYGPAAPPDSLPSTSAAPPGLYPALGLNGHQPLGFPAAVLKEGLPQLCPPYLGYARPDTETSQSSQFSFESLPQKICLICGDEASGCHYGVLTCGSCKVFFKRAMEGQHNYLCAGRNDCIVDKIRRKNCPACRLRKCCQAGMVLGGRKLKKFNKIKVVRTLDVALQQPSALQDESQSLTQRLSFSPNQEIQFVPPMISVLRGIEPEVVYAGYDNTKPETPSSLLTSLNHLCERQLLCVVKWSKLLPGFRNLHIDDQITLIQYSWMSLMVFAMGWRSYKHVSGQMLYFAPDLILNEQRMKESSFYSLCLSMWQLPQEFVRLQVSQEEFLCMKALLLLNTIPLEGLRSQSQFDEMRTSYIRELVKAIGLRQKGVVANSQRFYQLTKLLDSMHDLVKQLHLFCLNTFLQSRALSVEFPEMMSEVIAAQLPKILAGMVKPLLFHKK